GAATTGACCGAGAGCCGCGGCGTCGCGCGGCGCTCGACCGATGCAGAACTCGGCGTCGAACTTTGCCGCGATGATACGCGCGAGCCTCCGGCCGCCGCTGGCGCCAAAGACGCTGAAAGCGAAGCCCTGGCGCCGGTCGATCCGATGGAGTTCCTGCTGCCGGTCGGCGAGGTCGTGGAGCGGCGCGAGCCTTTCATTGCGCCGCCAGGACCGGAGGCCGATCAGGCCGCACATCGTAGCTCGATTCAGTCGGACTTCATCGCCGCCGCGCGCCGCGCCGCGCAAACGCCTTCGGCCGAGGCCGGTGCTCAGTCGGCCGAAGCGGCGCGCCACGCGGGACAGGCTCAAGAAAAGCCGCAGGGCGCCGCCGTGGTCAATTTCAGCGCCCTCATCCAGGACCGCAAGCGTCCGTTGCTCCTAAGCCTTGCCGCGGTCATGCTGCTGATCGGCGCCTATCAGATCGCGCGCATGGAGGGGCAGGGCGGCTTGACGGTCGGGCCGTCGCTCAGACAGCAGGAGGCGAAGGCGCCAGCCAAGGCGGTTCGGCCGGCGTTGTCGCCCGAAAAGCGGCTAGCCTCTAACAGCGTCTCGTCGCCGGCGGTCGCCCAACGTCCGACCATGCCCGGGCCGGTTCTCAAAGAACTTCCCTCGGACACGGCGTCGGCGCCCGTCGAACGACCCATCGCCGCGCAGCGGAACATCGATCCGACCCCCACCGGAACGATCGAGGCGCCGCCGCTGTCGCCCGGCGACGCCTTGGCGACGATCGAGCGCCTCGCCGTCGAGGGCAATCCGGCCGCCCAGTATGAAATGGGCGCGCGTCTTGTCGAGGGACGCGGCGCCGCGCGCGACGCCAAGGCGGCCGCGCATTGGTTCGAAAAAGCAGCTGAAATGGGCCAGGCGCTCGCCCAATACCGGCTGGGTTCAATGTATGAGAGGGGCGTCGGGGTGGCGCGCGACTACGCCCGCGCCAGGCAGTGGTACGAACGCGCGGCCGATTCCGGCAACGCCCGCGCCATGCATAATGTCGCCGTGCTGCTCGCCGAGGGCGGCGACGGCAAGCCGGATTACGCGGCGGCTGCAGAGTGGTTCCGTCGGGCGGCCGAATACGGCATCCGCGACAGCCAGTTCAATCTCGGCATCCTCTACGCCCGCGGCCTCGGCATCAGCCGCGATCTGCAGCAATCCTACGTGTGGTTCTCCGCCGCCGCCGACCAGGGCGACGACGACGCGGCAAAAAAGCGCGACGAAATCGGCGCCCGGCTGGATTCCAAGGAGCTTGCCGCGGCCAAGGCGCTGGCCGCCGCGTTCCGCGCCAAAACCCCGACGTCGGAGGCGAATGACGCGCCGGCGCTCAGGACGGGCGGCGGCGAGGGCGCGCGGGAGCAGACCCCGGTCAAGCCGGCGCCGAAGTCGCCTTCCGGCAAGCCGCGGGTCTCGTAATCCGCAAGCTCGGCTTTCGGTCATTAACGGTTCATCTACGGGATCGCACCTATTGTCCGATTGAGCGAGCCTGCCGGCGCTGCAAGCGCGGAACGTGGCTCGCCCGTAATGGGAGAGTATGATGCGCAGAACTATCGCGACGCTTATCGCGGCCCTGGCGCTTGGCGCCGCAGCGCTGACGCCGGTTGCGCCAGCGCGCGCCGATTCAGCCGGCCCGGCCATTGCGGCGGGCATTGGCGGGTTTGCGCTTGGCGCCATCACCGGCGGGGCGCTCGCCAATTCCGCGCCGCCCGTCGTCTATGCGCCTGCGCCCGTCTATGTCGCGCCGCCGCCGGTGTGCTGGGTCGAGCGCCGTCCCGTCTTCGACGAATATGGCGAGGTGATCGGCTCCCGCCCGCGCCGCGTCTGCGAGTGACGCGCTTTTCACGACCGATGCGGCTCATGAAAAAGCCGCGTCCTTACGCTAGAATTCGCGGCATGAGGGCAAATCATCTTCTGGCGGCGCTTGCCGCGCTGCTGTTTGCGGCCGCGCCGGCCCGCGCCGAATGGTCGAGCTGCCTCTCCGGTCTGCGCGCCGCTGCGGCCGGCGCCGGCGTCGGCCAGCAGACGATCGCGTCGGCGACGAATGGGCTCGCCCCCAACGACGCCGTCAGCTTCATGGACAAGCAGCCGGAGTTTACGACGCCCGTCTGGGACTATGTCGCCGGGCTCGTCGACGAGGAGCGCGTCGACGAAGGGCGCGTGTTGCTGCATCAGCATTCCCGCGCGCTGCACGCCGCGGAAAGCCGCTATGGCGTCGACGCCCCGACCATCGTCGCGGTGTGGGGCGTCGAATCCGACTTCGGCAAGAGTTTCGGCAAGCGCCCCGTGGTGCAGAGCCTCGCGACGCTCGCCTGCGAAGCGCCGCGTCGCAACGACTATTGGCGCAAGGAATTCATCGCCGCGCTCAAAGTCCTCGACCACGGCGATATCGCGCCGGAGGAGTTCTACGGCTCCTGGGCCGGCGCCTTCGGCCACACGCAATTCATGCCGTCGACCTTTCTCGGCATGGCGGTCGATCTCGACGGCGACGGCAGGCGCAATATCGCCAGCTCGGCGGCCGACTCGCTCGGCTCGACGGCGAATTATCTGCGCAGAAGCGGCTGGCGCGCCGGCATGCCTTGGGGCTTCGAGGTGCGTCTGCCGGAAGGCTATTCCGGACCTTCCGGACGCAAGGGCCGCCAATCGATGGGCTTCTGGCAGTCGCGCGGCGTGACGCGCCTCGACGGCGGCGGCCTCGGCGAGGGAACTGCGGCGCTGCTGCTGCCGGCGGGGCGCAACGGTCCCGCGTTCCTGGTGACGAAAAATTTCGACGCGGTCTACGCCTATAACGCCTCCGAATCTTACGCGCTGGCGATCTGCGTCCTGTCCGACAGGCTGCGCGGCCGGCCGGGCATTCAGACGCCATGGCCGACCGACGATCCGGGCCTCTCGCGCGCCGAGCGCCGCGAATTGCAAGCGCTTCTGACCCGCAGCGGCTATGACGTCGGCGAGTCCGACGGAGTCATCGGCACGAAGACCAAAGAGGCGATCGCCGATTTCCAGTCGCGCGCCGGCTTGCAGCGCAATGGCCGCGCCGGCCTAAAGGTTCTTAACGCCTTGCGCGGACGATAGCGCTGGCGACGTCTCCACATTGAAGTCGGGCTCGGCGGCCGTTTCGTTGACCAATTTGAGGTCGTCGGCGATCCAGGCCTTCGTCAGCTCCCAAACGACGGCGAGCACGACCGGCCCCGCAAACAGGCCGGCGATGCCATGCGCGAGAACGCCGCCGATCACGCCCACGAAAATCACCGGTATCGGCGTCGACAGCCCATGCGCGAAAATGAAGGGCTTCAGCACGTTGTCCACGTAATTGACGCTGAGCATGCAGACCGTCAGCGCCAGCGCCGGCCCGGTCGCCAAGGTCGTCCACGCCCAGAAGATGACAGGCGCCACGACGAGCAACGGCCCGATCTGAATAATGCCGAGAACGAGAATGGCGATCGTCAGCAGGCTCGCGCCCGGCACGTCGGCGAGATACATGCCGGCGCCGCCAACGACGGCCTGCAAGAGCGACAGGCCCATGACGCCGCGCGACACCGCGTTGATCGTCGCGCCGGCGAGATCGACGAATTTCTCGCCGCTGGAAGGATCGATGCGCCGCGACAGCGCGCGCGCTCCTGCGAGCATTTGCGGCGCGGCGGCGAGAATGAAGCCCATGAGCAGGACGGAGACGAGAAATTTGAGCGTTCCCGCGCCGGCGCTCTTCGCCATTTCGAGCAAGAATTCCCCGGCGGGCTTCAGCTGCGGCAAAACTTGGGTGAAGGCGCTGCGCAGATTGGTCGAGGCCAGCAGCCAGAAGGAATAGAGCTGCTCGCCGACGAACGGCCAGTCCTTGATCGAGGCGGGTGGCGGCGGGACGGCGATATCGCCGGTTTCAATGCCCGCCATCACCGCCTTGATGGGGTCGATGGCGCCCACCGCCATCCAGGTGACGGGCCCGATGATCAGCACGAGGCCCGCAATCGTCATCAAGACGGCGGCGGTTATTGGCCGGCCGCCCAATATTTCGGCCACCACGCGAAAGATCGGATAGAGCGCCACG
This window of the Methylocystis hirsuta genome carries:
- a CDS encoding lytic murein transglycosylase, encoding MRANHLLAALAALLFAAAPARAEWSSCLSGLRAAAAGAGVGQQTIASATNGLAPNDAVSFMDKQPEFTTPVWDYVAGLVDEERVDEGRVLLHQHSRALHAAESRYGVDAPTIVAVWGVESDFGKSFGKRPVVQSLATLACEAPRRNDYWRKEFIAALKVLDHGDIAPEEFYGSWAGAFGHTQFMPSTFLGMAVDLDGDGRRNIASSAADSLGSTANYLRRSGWRAGMPWGFEVRLPEGYSGPSGRKGRQSMGFWQSRGVTRLDGGGLGEGTAALLLPAGRNGPAFLVTKNFDAVYAYNASESYALAICVLSDRLRGRPGIQTPWPTDDPGLSRAERRELQALLTRSGYDVGESDGVIGTKTKEAIADFQSRAGLQRNGRAGLKVLNALRGR
- a CDS encoding AI-2E family transporter, encoding MNDPTNGLNGSDRRFNALVIELAIRLFAIGALIYWTFIIVLPFAAIILWSVVLAVALYPIFRVVAEILGGRPITAAVLMTIAGLVLIIGPVTWMAVGAIDPIKAVMAGIETGDIAVPPPPASIKDWPFVGEQLYSFWLLASTNLRSAFTQVLPQLKPAGEFLLEMAKSAGAGTLKFLVSVLLMGFILAAAPQMLAGARALSRRIDPSSGEKFVDLAGATINAVSRGVMGLSLLQAVVGGAGMYLADVPGASLLTIAILVLGIIQIGPLLVVAPVIFWAWTTLATGPALALTVCMLSVNYVDNVLKPFIFAHGLSTPIPVIFVGVIGGVLAHGIAGLFAGPVVLAVVWELTKAWIADDLKLVNETAAEPDFNVETSPALSSAQGVKNL